The following nucleotide sequence is from Streptomyces leeuwenhoekii.
TGAGGGCGAAGTCGCTCGGGGCCGGGTCGGCCGTCCGCCAGGTTCCCTGGAGCCCGAACTCCGCGGTGCCGCCCGTGGCCAGCGCCCCGTTCCAGCCCGCGTCGGCGGCGACGACGGACGTGCCGGTCTGGGTGACGGTTGCGTTCCACGCCGACGTCACCCGCTGGTCGCCGGTGTAGGTCCAGGTCAGCCGCCAGCCGTTGAGCGCCGGGCCGAGATTGGTGACCTTGATCTGGGCGGTGTAGCCGCCGGTCCACTTGTTCACGGTGTAGTCGACCCGGCAGCCGGACTCCGCACCGCTCGCGGACATCGCCGTGAAACCGGACGCCAGCAGCGCGACGACCGTGAGGACCACGGCCCAGGGCCGGCGCGGTAATCGGGGGAGAAGGACGCGCACGTGTGCCTCCTAGGTGGGGGGAGGTGACCCTTGGGAGCGCTCCCAAGGGTCGGACGGGGCGCCGGCCCGGCCGGCGCCCCGTCGGCCGTCAGCTCGTGGGGAAGCTGTCGGGAGTACTGATCCGGCTCTTGAGCAGCGCGCCGGACTCCGTCAGCACACCGCTGCTGCTGTAGTCGGTGCCGTTGCAGGTGCCGGGCTTGAAGGCCGCGCTGCTCTCGTTGGCCTCCGAGTAGGTCCAGTTCGCGTAGCTGATCTTCAGTTGGTCGAGCAGGTCCAGCCAGGCCACGCTGCTGGCCCGGTCCATCGTCCCGCCGCCGGTGGCGCTCACCGTGCCGAACTCGGTGACGAACAGCGGCAGCTTCGTGGCCGCCCGGCTCACCGTGGCGCGGTAGTTGTCCTTGTGGCTCGCGGCGTAGAAGTGGAACGCGTACATGATGTTGGTGGCGTTGACCGGGTTGTTGACGACCTCGGTCTCGTTGGAACCCTCCGAGACGCCCAGCGAGGACCAGGCGCGGGTGCCGACGATGACGACGGCGTCCGGGTCGGCGGCGCGGATCACCGGGATGACCTGCTCGGCGTAGTTCTTGATGGCCGCCCAGCTCACGCCGTTGGGCTCATTGGCGATCTCGTAGATCACGTTCTTCTTGGCCGCGTTGCGGGCGGCGACGGAGGCGAAGAACGTCTTCGCGCGGTCGAGGTTGTAGTTCGGGTCGCCCGGCGTCAGCGTGTGGAAGTCGATCAGCGCGTACATGCCCCGGGCCTCGGCCATGTCGACCAGGCTGTTGACGCGGCTGGTGAAGCCGGCCGGGTCGGTCTCGTACCCCTGCTCCTGCACGTACATGGCGATGCGGAACAGGTCCGACTTCCAGTCCTTGGCCAGCGCGTCCAGGGACGCGTTGTTGTAGCACTGGTTGAACCACTGGATGCCGTGGGTGCTCATGCCGCGCAGTTGGATGGGGCGGTTGTACTGGTTGCACAGGTTCACCCCGCAGACGCGGAGCTGCCCGTTGATGCCGACGGGCGTGCCGGTGCCGGGATCCGGGTCGGGCGGGGGCTCCTCCCCTCCGACGGAGCCCGTACAGGGCACACCGTTGAGCGTGAACGCCGTGGGCTTGGCGT
It contains:
- a CDS encoding cellulase family glycosylhydrolase; protein product: MKRMMALLATCATALGLSALTAPGTVAAPQAEAATGCRVDYTVASQWQGGFQAGVKVTNLGSPVTGWTLKFTMPDAGQKVVQGWNATWSQSGSTVSATNVDWNRTLATGASADLGFTGSFTGSNAKPTAFTLNGVPCTGSVGGEEPPPDPDPGTGTPVGINGQLRVCGVNLCNQYNRPIQLRGMSTHGIQWFNQCYNNASLDALAKDWKSDLFRIAMYVQEQGYETDPAGFTSRVNSLVDMAEARGMYALIDFHTLTPGDPNYNLDRAKTFFASVAARNAAKKNVIYEIANEPNGVSWAAIKNYAEQVIPVIRAADPDAVVIVGTRAWSSLGVSEGSNETEVVNNPVNATNIMYAFHFYAASHKDNYRATVSRAATKLPLFVTEFGTVSATGGGTMDRASSVAWLDLLDQLKISYANWTYSEANESSAAFKPGTCNGTDYSSSGVLTESGALLKSRISTPDSFPTS